In one Deinococcus sedimenti genomic region, the following are encoded:
- a CDS encoding dihydrolipoamide acetyltransferase family protein codes for MKEVLLPELAESVVEGEILKWLVQEGDTIALEQPLCEVMTDKVTVELPSPVAGVLSKRLAGEGDVVAVHAAIALIDETGGAAPAATAPAAAPLSTQAQEEREQVGGSIVEAGHLQNKADDDSTSLFKAFSSDEKVQVQGLGARQPAAPAAPTQPTRADGRVLAVPAARQLARELNLDLTQVRGSGPNGRIRVSDVLAHQGINQGQAAPAQTAASAPAPAQAAQPAAAPAKAPAAGGMPVAPVQYRTPKGYEHLEDRVPLRGMRRAISNQMQASHLYTVRTLTVDEVNLSKLVEFRARVKEDAAAAGVKLSYLPFIFKAVAVALRKFPSLNTSFDEATQEIVQKRYYNIGMAVATDAGLTVPVLKDVNHKSVFDLAREVSDLAARAQGGKLQADELAGSTFSVTNIGSIGALFSFPIINVPDAAILGIHSIQKRPIVDEYDNIVVAHMMYLSLSFDHRLVDGAEAARFCKEVIRLLENPDRLMLEAM; via the coding sequence ATGAAAGAAGTGCTGCTGCCCGAACTGGCCGAGAGCGTCGTCGAGGGCGAAATCCTGAAGTGGCTGGTGCAGGAGGGCGACACCATCGCCCTGGAACAACCCCTGTGCGAGGTCATGACCGACAAGGTCACCGTGGAACTCCCCAGCCCGGTCGCCGGGGTGCTCAGCAAGCGCCTCGCGGGCGAGGGGGACGTCGTGGCCGTGCACGCCGCCATCGCCCTGATCGACGAGACCGGCGGGGCCGCCCCCGCTGCCACCGCACCCGCTGCTGCGCCGCTGAGCACGCAGGCGCAGGAGGAACGCGAGCAGGTGGGCGGCAGCATCGTCGAGGCCGGACACCTTCAGAACAAGGCGGATGACGATTCCACCAGCCTCTTCAAGGCGTTCTCCAGTGACGAGAAGGTGCAGGTGCAGGGCCTCGGCGCGCGCCAGCCCGCCGCGCCCGCCGCACCCACCCAGCCGACCCGCGCGGACGGCCGCGTGCTGGCCGTGCCCGCCGCGCGGCAGCTGGCGCGTGAACTGAACCTCGACCTGACGCAGGTGCGCGGCAGTGGCCCCAACGGCCGCATCCGCGTGAGCGACGTGCTGGCCCACCAGGGCATCAACCAGGGTCAGGCCGCCCCCGCGCAGACGGCTGCCTCGGCTCCGGCCCCCGCGCAGGCCGCCCAGCCCGCCGCTGCCCCCGCGAAAGCCCCCGCCGCGGGCGGCATGCCCGTCGCGCCCGTGCAGTACCGCACGCCCAAAGGCTACGAGCACCTCGAGGACCGCGTGCCGCTGCGGGGCATGCGCCGCGCCATCAGCAACCAGATGCAGGCCAGCCACCTGTACACCGTCCGCACCCTGACCGTGGACGAGGTGAACCTCAGCAAACTCGTCGAGTTCCGCGCCCGCGTCAAGGAAGACGCCGCCGCGGCGGGCGTGAAACTCTCGTACCTGCCGTTCATCTTCAAGGCCGTCGCCGTCGCGCTGCGCAAGTTCCCCAGCCTGAACACCAGCTTCGACGAGGCCACCCAGGAGATCGTCCAGAAGCGCTACTACAACATCGGCATGGCCGTCGCCACCGACGCGGGCCTGACCGTGCCCGTCCTGAAGGACGTGAACCACAAGAGCGTCTTCGACCTCGCCCGGGAAGTCAGCGACCTCGCCGCGCGCGCCCAGGGCGGCAAACTCCAGGCGGACGAACTGGCGGGCAGCACCTTCAGCGTCACGAACATCGGCTCGATCGGCGCGCTGTTCTCCTTCCCGATCATCAACGTGCCCGACGCCGCCATCCTCGGCATCCACTCCATCCAGAAGCGGCCCATCGTGGACGAGTACGACAACATCGTCGTGGCGCACATGATGTACCTCAGCCTGTCCTTCGACCACCGCCTCGTGGACGGCGCGGAAGCCGCGCGCTTCTGCAAGGAAGTCATCCGCCTGCTCGAAAACCCGGACCGGCTGATGCTCGAAGCCATGTAA
- a CDS encoding AraC family transcriptional regulator, which translates to MGNDRETGPDSQPHPPSAVQAPPRPLRFAPVLWRALLGATRDLPPTHPLTRQLRHWRAELDAAQPPPQLNAPQVNTLIRAALPGLPPHAPGIEIGAAQTLTAFGPAGFAMMTAPTVGDALHIGLRFQHLIGTPLILRATQHAGELHLHLRAGAELHADVERFLTEEFIASLLGILRQETGRDLRPHRTDLTGPPPPLDGRLRYHAAFGPVTFGAPHSTVVLPGAWLTLPLLRADPATHRDALAWCGRLTHTAPPQPDHTFDAQLRDCLRLQPPHDRDLGTVAALLGLHPRTVRHRLSRLGTTFREVRAGVLLDEAREWLTHTPDSTETVAQRLGFSDARSFRRALKAWTGHTPQELRRYTDPE; encoded by the coding sequence ATGGGCAATGATCGGGAGACCGGACCGGACAGCCAGCCGCACCCGCCATCAGCAGTCCAGGCGCCGCCGCGCCCGCTGCGGTTCGCGCCCGTCCTGTGGCGCGCCCTGCTCGGCGCCACGCGCGACCTCCCCCCCACGCACCCCCTGACGCGGCAGCTGCGGCACTGGCGGGCGGAACTGGACGCCGCGCAACCCCCACCGCAACTGAACGCCCCGCAGGTGAACACCCTGATCCGCGCGGCCCTGCCCGGCCTGCCCCCCCACGCACCCGGCATCGAGATCGGCGCCGCGCAGACCCTGACCGCCTTCGGCCCCGCCGGGTTCGCCATGATGACCGCCCCCACCGTCGGGGACGCCCTGCACATCGGCCTGCGCTTCCAGCACCTGATCGGCACGCCGCTGATCCTGCGCGCCACCCAGCACGCGGGCGAACTGCACCTGCACCTGCGCGCCGGAGCGGAACTGCACGCCGACGTGGAACGCTTCCTGACCGAGGAATTCATCGCCAGCCTGCTCGGCATCCTCCGCCAGGAGACCGGGCGCGACCTGCGCCCCCACCGCACCGACCTGACCGGGCCGCCCCCACCGCTGGACGGGCGCCTGCGCTACCACGCCGCGTTCGGCCCCGTCACGTTCGGCGCGCCGCACAGCACCGTCGTTCTGCCCGGCGCGTGGCTGACCCTGCCCCTGCTGCGCGCCGACCCCGCCACGCACCGCGACGCCCTGGCGTGGTGCGGCCGCCTGACCCACACGGCCCCCCCGCAGCCGGATCACACCTTCGACGCGCAGCTGCGCGACTGCCTGCGCCTCCAGCCGCCCCACGACCGGGACCTGGGCACCGTCGCCGCGCTGCTGGGCCTGCACCCCCGCACGGTCCGCCACCGCCTGTCCCGCCTGGGCACCACCTTCCGCGAGGTCCGGGCCGGGGTCCTTCTCGACGAGGCCCGCGAGTGGCTGACCCACACCCCGGACTCGACCGAGACGGTGGCGCAACGCCTGGGCTTCAGCGACGCCCGCAGCTTCCGCCGCGCCCTGAAAGCCTGGACCGGCCACACCCCCCAGGAACTCCGCCGGTACACCGACCCAGAGTGA
- a CDS encoding SMI1/KNR4 family protein yields MWRWLLLLLIVPATLYAVTGGSVGPPPPLEVHHVTPVTLPEPRDLPELLARLDAWVAREVPRHHATLRPGVTDAALDAFEERQGVTLPEALRALYRWHDGGALFGLQFLRLERLASDRGLYAEVAADHMTDLDEVVVSHPPGAIRLLYATGDWLPFLHDGGGNHVAIDLHPGPAGRVGQVITVGPDEDDRYVLASDLDTFLREYLRRLEAGQVTVRRLGGYATETWEVRLQEPGGRAPDTYGLLAHLFPGFGAAPERMGARRH; encoded by the coding sequence ATGTGGCGATGGCTGCTGCTCCTGCTGATCGTCCCGGCGACCCTGTACGCCGTGACAGGTGGGTCGGTGGGGCCCCCGCCGCCGCTGGAGGTGCACCACGTGACCCCCGTGACCCTGCCGGAACCCCGTGACCTTCCCGAACTGCTGGCCCGCCTGGACGCCTGGGTGGCGCGTGAGGTTCCCCGGCACCACGCCACGCTGCGCCCCGGCGTGACGGACGCCGCGCTGGACGCCTTCGAGGAGCGGCAGGGCGTGACGCTCCCAGAAGCCCTGCGCGCCCTGTACCGCTGGCATGACGGGGGCGCCCTGTTCGGCCTGCAGTTCCTGCGCCTGGAACGACTGGCCTCGGATCGGGGCCTCTATGCGGAAGTGGCGGCCGATCACATGACCGATCTGGACGAGGTCGTGGTGTCGCACCCGCCCGGCGCGATCCGCCTGCTGTACGCCACGGGCGACTGGCTGCCGTTCCTGCACGATGGGGGCGGCAACCACGTGGCGATTGACCTGCATCCCGGCCCGGCGGGGCGGGTTGGGCAGGTCATCACGGTCGGCCCGGACGAGGACGACCGTTACGTGCTGGCGTCCGACCTCGACACCTTCCTGCGCGAGTACCTGCGCCGCCTGGAAGCAGGGCAGGTCACGGTGCGCCGTTTGGGCGGGTACGCGACCGAGACCTGGGAGGTGCGCCTGCAGGAGCCGGGCGGGCGTGCCCCGGACACGTACGGGTTGCTGGCCCACCTGTTCCCTGGATTCGGCGCGGCTCCCGAGCGTATGGGTGCCCGCCGCCACTGA
- a CDS encoding flavin-containing monooxygenase: protein MNEPTYLIIGAGPCGLSLARAFTQAGLSYEQVERHTDVGGIWDIENPGTPMYRSAHFISSKTTSAFLGFPMPADYPDYPTNRQILAYLRSFARTFGLYGRIRFGVGVLDVQEMPGGWQVAFTDGQVRTYAGVICATGTNWEPQMPELPGVFGGEVRHSVTYTSPDEFRGRRVLVLGAGNSGCDIACDAARSADAAFISMRRGYHFIPKRVFGRPADTLAENGPHLPAFIERPVMQGLLRLVTGDLTKLGLPKPDHRLFESHPIVNDQLLHHLAHGDIRVKGDVARLDGPDVVFRDGTREAVDLIICATGYTMNIPYARRYFEWKSERPDLYLTMFNRSHHNLFGLGYLETDGSLYPLADWMAHLLTQYLLEQRAYPGGPQPFDTLIREDRTDLSGGAHVDSPRHALYVQRRAFLTHLRALCRRLNWPEPDEAALSVPARQAVSA from the coding sequence ATGAACGAACCCACGTACCTGATCATCGGGGCCGGACCCTGCGGCCTGTCCCTCGCGCGCGCCTTCACGCAGGCGGGCCTGTCCTACGAGCAGGTGGAACGCCACACCGACGTGGGCGGCATCTGGGACATCGAGAACCCGGGCACGCCCATGTACCGCTCGGCGCATTTCATCTCGTCGAAGACCACCTCGGCGTTCCTGGGGTTCCCCATGCCCGCCGACTACCCCGACTACCCCACCAACCGGCAGATCCTCGCGTACCTGCGGTCGTTCGCGCGGACGTTCGGGCTGTACGGCCGCATCCGCTTCGGGGTGGGCGTCCTGGACGTGCAGGAGATGCCCGGCGGCTGGCAGGTGGCCTTCACGGACGGACAGGTCCGCACGTACGCCGGGGTGATCTGCGCGACCGGCACGAACTGGGAACCGCAGATGCCGGAACTGCCCGGCGTGTTCGGCGGCGAGGTCCGCCACAGTGTCACGTACACCAGCCCCGACGAGTTCCGGGGGCGGCGCGTGCTGGTGCTGGGCGCCGGGAACTCCGGGTGTGACATCGCCTGCGACGCGGCCCGCAGCGCCGACGCGGCGTTCATCAGCATGCGGCGCGGGTACCATTTCATTCCCAAGCGGGTGTTCGGACGGCCCGCCGACACCCTGGCCGAGAATGGCCCGCACCTCCCGGCGTTCATCGAGCGGCCCGTCATGCAGGGCCTGCTGCGCCTCGTGACTGGTGACCTGACGAAACTGGGCCTGCCGAAACCCGACCACCGCCTGTTCGAATCGCACCCCATCGTGAACGACCAGCTGCTGCACCACCTCGCGCACGGGGACATCCGCGTGAAGGGCGACGTGGCGCGCCTGGACGGCCCGGACGTCGTGTTCCGCGACGGCACGCGCGAGGCGGTGGACCTGATCATCTGCGCGACCGGGTACACCATGAACATCCCTTACGCCCGCCGGTACTTCGAGTGGAAGTCCGAACGCCCGGACCTGTACCTGACGATGTTCAACCGCTCGCACCACAACCTCTTCGGGCTGGGGTACCTGGAAACCGACGGGTCCCTGTACCCCCTGGCCGACTGGATGGCGCACCTGCTCACGCAGTACCTGCTGGAGCAGCGGGCGTACCCCGGCGGGCCGCAACCCTTCGACACCCTGATCCGCGAGGACCGCACCGACCTGTCCGGCGGCGCGCACGTGGACAGCCCCCGGCACGCGCTGTACGTGCAGCGCCGCGCGTTCCTGACGCACCTGCGCGCCCTGTGCCGCCGCCTGAACTGGCCCGAACCGGATGAGGCGGCCCTGAGCGTCCCCGCCCGCCAGGCGGTGAGCGCATGA
- a CDS encoding alpha-ketoacid dehydrogenase subunit beta has protein sequence MTATQTRPEAAPMTTGRTINLIQAVTEAIAEEMERDQRVVLFGEDVGARGGVFMATAGLQERFGRNRVFDTPLSEASIVGAAVGMAVRGLRPIAEIQFADYMGPGFDQIISQAAKIRYRSAGQFTAPMVIRTPSGGGVKGGHHHSQSPESYYTHTPGLKVVMPSTPYDAKGLLKAALRGEDPVIYFEPKRLYRAAKGEVPDHDYVVKLGEAAIRREGSDLSLIGYGGVMPDLEKAADALAAEGVSVEVIDLRSLVPWDRDRVLTSVQKTGRAVLVSEAPRISNFMGEVAYVIQEQAFDYLTAPVGQVAGFDTPYPYVQDKVYLPGANRIVAACVQALNY, from the coding sequence GTGACCGCCACCCAGACCCGCCCGGAGGCTGCCCCCATGACGACCGGCCGAACCATCAACCTCATCCAGGCCGTCACCGAGGCCATCGCCGAGGAGATGGAACGCGACCAGCGCGTCGTGCTGTTCGGCGAGGACGTCGGCGCGCGCGGCGGCGTGTTCATGGCCACCGCCGGACTGCAGGAACGCTTCGGTAGAAATCGCGTCTTCGACACGCCCCTCAGTGAGGCCAGCATCGTCGGCGCCGCCGTCGGCATGGCCGTGCGCGGCCTGCGCCCCATCGCAGAAATCCAGTTCGCGGACTACATGGGCCCCGGCTTCGACCAGATCATCTCGCAGGCCGCCAAGATCCGCTACCGGTCGGCCGGGCAGTTCACGGCCCCCATGGTCATCCGCACGCCCTCGGGCGGCGGCGTGAAGGGCGGGCACCACCACAGCCAGAGCCCCGAGAGCTACTACACCCACACCCCGGGCCTGAAGGTCGTCATGCCCAGCACCCCCTACGACGCCAAGGGCCTGCTGAAGGCCGCGCTGCGCGGCGAGGACCCCGTCATCTACTTCGAACCCAAACGCCTCTACCGCGCCGCCAAGGGCGAGGTGCCCGACCACGACTACGTCGTGAAACTCGGCGAGGCCGCCATCCGCCGCGAGGGGAGCGACCTGAGCCTCATCGGCTACGGTGGCGTGATGCCCGACCTGGAGAAGGCCGCCGACGCCCTGGCCGCCGAGGGCGTCAGCGTCGAGGTCATCGACCTGCGCTCGCTGGTCCCCTGGGACCGCGACCGCGTCCTGACCAGCGTCCAGAAGACCGGCCGGGCCGTCCTCGTCAGCGAGGCCCCACGCATCAGCAACTTCATGGGCGAGGTCGCTTACGTCATCCAGGAGCAGGCCTTCGATTATCTGACCGCCCCGGTTGGGCAGGTGGCGGGCTTCGACACGCCGTACCCGTACGTGCAGGACAAGGTGTACCTGCCCGGCGCGAACCGCATCGTCGCGGCCTGCGTGCAGGCCCTCAACTACTGA
- a CDS encoding endonuclease III domain-containing protein produces MTETTTLNVARPDDERAALLVWIKDTLRPEYGERPLKPRREPLHELISTILSQRTTHADEEAAYRELRTLGDWNAIIAAPVETVAHAIRRSNYPDSKAPRIQATLAALRDSPGGYDLNFLRALPVRDALTFLTDLPGVGIKTASLVLLFNFARPVFPVDTHVHRVTTRVGAIPKMGEQAAHRALLKLLPPDPAFLYELHVNLLRHGQRVCSWYDPKCGACVLHSRCDAHAQYGDGVPAWKG; encoded by the coding sequence GTGACCGAAACGACGACCCTGAACGTGGCCCGCCCGGATGACGAGCGGGCCGCGCTCCTCGTGTGGATCAAGGACACGCTGCGGCCCGAGTACGGCGAGCGGCCCCTGAAGCCCCGCCGGGAGCCGCTGCACGAACTGATCAGCACGATCCTCTCGCAGCGCACCACGCACGCCGACGAGGAAGCCGCGTACCGGGAACTGCGGACGCTGGGCGACTGGAACGCCATCATCGCCGCGCCCGTGGAGACCGTGGCGCACGCCATCCGCCGCAGCAACTACCCCGACAGCAAGGCCCCGCGCATCCAGGCGACCCTGGCCGCGCTGCGCGACTCGCCCGGCGGGTACGACCTGAACTTCCTGCGCGCCCTGCCCGTCAGGGACGCCCTGACGTTCCTGACGGACCTGCCCGGTGTGGGCATCAAGACCGCCAGTCTGGTGCTGTTGTTCAATTTCGCCCGCCCGGTCTTCCCGGTCGATACGCACGTGCACCGCGTCACGACCCGCGTGGGCGCCATCCCGAAGATGGGCGAACAGGCCGCGCACCGCGCCCTCCTGAAGCTCCTGCCGCCCGACCCGGCGTTCCTGTACGAACTGCACGTGAACCTGCTGCGGCACGGCCAGCGGGTGTGCTCGTGGTACGACCCGAAGTGCGGCGCGTGCGTGCTGCACTCCCGCTGCGACGCCCACGCGCAGTACGGGGATGGGGTGCCCGCCTGGAAGGGGTGA